The Manduca sexta isolate Smith_Timp_Sample1 chromosome 7, JHU_Msex_v1.0, whole genome shotgun sequence region ATATGGCACTGAGTCTTTAATGAGTATGGCAGCACCACCATACCCATCTTGTCTATCTTCTCTGATTATACTATAACCattaattttgaaggtataGTTTGGTTTGAGCCATGTCTCAGAAAGAGCAAAAGCCCATGgctcatatttattaattaaataaattaattcactttttttattggttatacTGCGGCAATTCCATTGTATTATTAGATTCAGATTGTCCATTTTGGGAAAGAGATGAGGAAAGACTATTTAAAAGAGGAGCAACGTTGGACggtgataaattaaaatgtgtaataataGTAATCAATGCTGAAATAAGTTCTTTTACATTAAACTGTTTAGGCTGGGGATcttgtgtattattattaagagcACATCCATTGGTGGGTTCaggaattttaaaatctttcaatatattattatgtgcttCTTTGTTGTATCCCTTAGTAGGAGTGACTGGCGAGTATGGtttccggaaaatagtttttttataactgctAAACTGTTGCTGCCTCAAGACAACAGGTTCGGGAACACTTGGATCATGAGACGGTCGGGAAATAAGAGTGTCTGCAAAAGATTTGGAAACTGGTGGAAAATGTTTACTGGCTTCAGCATAAGAAATTGAACTCTGAGCCATATGCgacttaatttgtttttggcGTTCATACTCAGGACATAATTTGCTAGTAGCATAATGATATCCAGAACATAAGCAACAGGAAGCACTTCCCTCAGCTATATCACAACATTCAGCAGTATGATTGTCTCCACACTTATAGCAGCGGGGTTTAGATCTGCATTGAGTTTTTGTGTGACCAAACCGACAGcaattaaaacattgtattGTAGGATAGATGTAAAGGTCCACAGGCAGTgcattgtaacaaataaaaattctttttggtaGAACTTGCCCATCAAATGTTAAAACAACTGTTTGGGAAGGTTTCCACACAGTTGAGCCTTCAATAATAGCTTTGAAATTTAAACGCCTCACTTTTAAAATAGGCCCACAGCCAATGGGAACAGAGGTGTTCTCCAAAACCTCCTCTGGAGACCATTCGGCAGGAACTCCACGTACCAACCCCATACGAGTTACATTAAATGTTGGGATAAATGCctttaaattagatttattaaGACTTTCATGACAAATAAAAGAATTGGCATCAATATGAGAAGAAAAAGCCATGGCTATTTTATTTCTTCCAATCCTTTTTACGCtcccattaattatatttttgaactcatttcgttttaagaattttccaaatgCAAGAGGATGGAGGATAGCACCATCATTTTCTCCAACTGTAATCTTCTGCACATGTAATAGATATGGCGCGCAATCATTTTTTCATAAAGTTTACGGCCGACTGTTTGGGCGGGAATTGTTTGTGTTGTCAACTCATTTGAACATATAACTATTGGTTGCGTTTGTGAAGTATCAGCACAATCGCAACCAGATGTGTTTGTAGAATTATTATCATGCTTAcgtctttttttattacattttttacatatcaAACGACGACTGCGTTTAATTGGCCTAGTCGACGTCGAGCCGTCTGTCTCCATACCAGATTCAGAAATGTATTGTGGTTTAGGAGTTTGCTCTTTTTCTATTGAtgtaattgttacaaaattgcCTGCCGGGGGGACAAACCCCCCGGATCAGGCGGTGAATTCATTACACCtactacttaataaataatatatttacacttaccaaatgacaaaatattatatgcacTAATTACTAAatcactaaactacaaaatttacaaataattacaaccCAGATGataggaaatatttacaaacttatttaacgaaaatcagaaatataaaaagtacgTCCGCCACGATCCGAAGTTTCCCGCGCTTTCAACCGCGCTACTTGTTCTGCCAAAGTAATAGAAATTACAGATGATAATCTATGGTCATAAAGCTATAACCTCAAAATTCGAAATGTCAAAGTGCAGTGTTTACATTCCTTGCACCGTAAAttctaaattgtaataattttttactgATCAAAGTTATTACAAAACAGTCTGAActttataaagataattaaatatccCCATTTAAATACATGTAACTTTAACGCAAACAAGATGTCTAAAGTAACTAAACGGAAGCATGTAATGAACGAAGCCTTGTGGGATGATTATGAGTTACCTAAGGCTAACCAAACTATCGTGAAAGTTGTCAAAAGCAAGGGAAATAATCTTCACGAAGTAAGgatattttgattgtattttaatttgtatttacagCGTTCTTTTATACCCGATATCGATGCttgtgtatttataaatgtttatcaaaaaacaaatctaataaaaagataaatttgttattttcttgtACTTAGTGTTTATCTTCTTTCATCTTCACATAATTAGGACCATACGAATATATTTCTATTGATCCATAACTTTCTTTTTCTTGCTTCCTTTCATATATtattagctttattattttatgttaaaaaatagtgTGTACTGATATGAATAATTGTATAATaggaaattgtattttacaaaGGAGGcgaatttataagtattttctaAACAGGCCATACAAGAGCGTCCTTAAACATGAAATagtctattttataaattgtttttcgaCAACCCCAAAAATGACATGGTAGTAATTTTAGACACTGAAATATTTGCTCATCTGGTGAATGGGATATGATACCAAATCAAAGTTAggtagcatttttttttatttgctatgaatgacgagacaagctttcctttcgcctgatggtatgcaATATGGCCACCCACAAACAGTAGCAACCAtcctacaccttgaattataaattattttttggtattatattgtgcttgccatcctgagacatgagatgttaaagtcttattatgtccagtagttacactggctacaatgtccttcaaaccagaacacaacagtgactacacacttctgcttggcggtagaaacaGACATAGTGCATatcatattcattaaataattatcagcTTAACAcagtttttaatatacaatttaatgatATGCATAACATTATACCGCTTTGTGTTACAGATAACAAGTGCTACCGGTGAAGAATACCTTGTGTCTATGCCAACTAAATTCAGAAAAAACATATGGGTGAAACGTGGTGACTACATACTTGTTGAACCTATACCAGAGGGGGATAAAGTGAAAGCTGAAATTGTGAAAATCATGAACAAAGactctataaaatattataaagaaaacaatgtGTGGCCAAAACAATTTGATGATGGCAAACAAGAGACAGAAATGGACAATgatgatatatttgtaaatacaaatagAAAGAATGTGGTTATGTATACAAGTGATAGTGACTCTAGTGATGATAGCAGTGGGAGTGACAGtgaacaataaaacttaatatttattaaggttttttattaaacataatatatctaGCATATAAACATGGAAtatctttgttataaatatcaaagaGGTTGTCTGAAGCTATACAGCTttgtatacaattataaatctaTGTCAGTATCTTAATAAACATCTTGGGCCATTTTAAGCTTGTACTCAATTTTAGTACATCatggttttgttattttaaaagttgCAGACATATTATGCGATAAGATAAGAAAAGATTTGCAGATCTCACTGGCTGCATAATGGTTATTCTAGcactacataatttttttttttattttatttatttatttagaacagCCAGTAGCTGCTACAATGCTACTTtcactaaataaaagaaaaacatcattataaaatataaaagtagcaGCTTCTTAAGGCAGTCACAACATGCATAATTAACAGACTAATCTTGTAAGGCATAATAAGCTGAAAATGGCCCACAATGATTTTGATTTACAAATAAGGCACAATAATTACCACAAAGTGAATAAACAAGTTGAATACATGGGCGAGATTCACTACTCGCGTATCGAATCCAAACGCCGCGCCAGTGCGACTACACACACTACCTGTGTTAAAGTGACATCTATGGGCATGTCAAAATAGGTGTTTGCATATTGACCACACAAATACGAGTCCGTGATTTCGCGTactttggtaatatttttatacttaaatccATAAAGGTGCTGAAGCACATCTTCAGCACCTTTATGGATTATAACAGACGATTGGCATGTCGTGCCGCACTGGCTTTTCgcacaaattatatattaacattaagcactatataaaaaaaatacatttcagaCTTATAATTAcagattttataacatacatGTGGCACATTACATATATTATGGTATAATAGTCTATAGAAACAAGATTATATTATGAGAAAAAatacactaaatattaaaatatttttggtatatattATGCAAGTATACCAGGTGATCTCATGCCAATGGAATGACCGCTTTCTAGATTCAGCCATTATAATTCGCACACTAAGATCCCGTACGATTGGCACGTACTAGCATGTGAACACCTCGTtagatatacttacttaaatacaaaatacgtgTTCTCTAAGCGCCCCTTTTATTTAACGCGCGTCTAACGCTCGGCATGTGAACGGGCTCTTATGGTCAGGACAAATTTACTGGAATATTCAGATATACA contains the following coding sequences:
- the LOC115447423 gene encoding probable RNA-binding protein EIF1AD, yielding MSKVTKRKHVMNEALWDDYELPKANQTIVKVVKSKGNNLHEITSATGEEYLVSMPTKFRKNIWVKRGDYILVEPIPEGDKVKAEIVKIMNKDSIKYYKENNVWPKQFDDGKQETEMDNDDIFVNTNRKNVVMYTSDSDSSDDSSGSDSEQ